In a genomic window of Neoarius graeffei isolate fNeoGra1 chromosome 13, fNeoGra1.pri, whole genome shotgun sequence:
- the klhl21 gene encoding kelch-like protein 21 isoform X2 has protein sequence MEKPVLQTHHSVLPFFDTAHAVNLLCGIHELRAECKFFDVTLCAEGKEFHCHRTVLAAASTYFRAMFAGTLRESAMDRVALHEVSAELLGLLVDFCYTGRVTITCDNVDVLLKAADLFQFPSVKAACCSFLEQCLDVSNCLEIQDFAEAYACSELAISARRFALNNIMALAKGQEFERLPWKRLLELVSDDALRVDKEEAAYQMAARWVNADPRRRLQYWPELLQQVRLPFVRRFFLLARVESDPLVYLTPECLRLVGEARSFQSGEYDRHDRPCQRMRPRPSTGLAEILVVVGGCDQDCDELVTVDCFNPQTGQWRYLAEFPDHLGGGYSIAALGNDVYVTGGSDGSRLYDGVWRYNSSVNEWTEVSPMLKAREYHSSCVVKGQLYVVALDSTERYDHALDCWEPLAPMLHPMDNCSTTACGGRLYATGSFTGEDTMAIQCYDVDTNRWNLVNCGQLPPWSFAPKSVTLNGLIYFVRYMWVVAWQFWEDASMCLVAMTTHLSCLMWLRCTTPALVHGAWPAAFPSPPSGMEV, from the exons ATGGAGAAGCCAGTCTTACAGACGCACCATTCTGTGCTGCCGTTCTTCGATACAGCCCATGCTGTCAACCTGCTGTGCGGCATTCACGAGCTGCGTGCCGAATGCAAGTTTTTCGACGTGACGCTGTGCGCTGAGGGAAAGGAGTTCCACTGCCACCGAACCGTTCTAGCCGCTGCCAGTACCTACTTCCGTGCTATGTTTGCCGGTACGCTCCGCGAGAGCGCTATGGACAGAGTGGCACTACACGAGGTCTCTGCTGAGCTGCTCGGCCTTCTTGTAGACTTCTGCTACACGGGCCGTGTGACCATCACATGTGACAACGTGGACGTGCTGCTTAAGGCGGCTGACCTTTTTCAGTTCCCGTCAGTCAAGGCAGCGTGCTGCTCTTTCCTGGAGCAGTGCCTCGATGTCTCCAATTGCCTGGAGATCCAGGACTTTGCTGAGGCCTATGCCTGTAGTGAGCTGGCCATTAGTGCCCGCCGCTTTGCACTCAACAATATTATGGCTCTGGCCAAGGGCCAGGAGTTTGAGCGTCTACCCTGGAAACGCTTATTGGAACTCGTATCCGATGATGCATTACGTGTGGATAAGGAGGAAGCAGCTTACCAGATGGCGGCACGCTGGGTTAATGCTGACCCACGGAGACGGCTCCAGTACTGGCCCGAGCTCCTGCAGCAGGTTCGCTTGCCTTTCGTTCGACGCTTCTTCCTGCTTGCCCGCGTCGAGAGCGACCCACTTGTCTATCTGACACCAGAATGTCTTCGCCTGGTGGGCGAGGCCCGCAGCTTCCAGTCAGGAGAGTACGACCGGCATGACCGTCCATGCCAGCGCATGCGCCCTCGTCCTTCTACCGGTCTCGCTGAGATCCTGGTTGTGGTCGGAGGTTGTGATCAAGACTGTGATGAACTTGTGACCGTCGACTGCTTTAACCCACAGACAGGCCAGTGGAGATACCTGGCCGAGTTTCCTGACCATCTTGGAGGAGGCTACAGTATAGCAGCATTAGGCAATGATGTGTATGTCACAG GTGGTTCTGATGGCTCACGCCTCTATGATGGCGTGTGGCGCTACAACTCGAGTGTGAATGAGTGGACCGAGGTGTCGCCCATGCTCAAGGCCCGCGAGTACCACAGCTCCTGTGTGGTGAAGGGCCAGCTCTACGTGGTGGCCTTGGACAGCACGGAGCGCTACGACCATGCCCTGGACTGTTGGGAGCCACTGGCACCCATGCTGCACCCCATGGACAACTGTTCAACAACAGCATGCGGTGGGCGTCTCTATGCCACCGGCTCGTTCACTGGTGAGGACACCATGGCCATCCAGTGCTACGATGTCGACACTAACCGCTGGAACCTGGTCAACTGTGGCCAGCTGCCTCCTTGGTCCTTCGCCCCCAAATCGGTGACTCTCAACGGACTCATCTACTTTGTGAG GTACATGTGGGTGGTAGCGTGGCAGTTCTGGGAGGACGCCTCTATGTGTCTGGTGGCTATGACAACACATTTGAGCTGTCTGATGTGGTTGAGGTGTACGACCCCGGCGCTCGTTCATGGAGCCTGGCCGGCCGCCTTCCCCAGCCCACCTTCTGGCATGGAAGTGTGA
- the klhl21 gene encoding kelch-like protein 21 isoform X1, whose product MEKPVLQTHHSVLPFFDTAHAVNLLCGIHELRAECKFFDVTLCAEGKEFHCHRTVLAAASTYFRAMFAGTLRESAMDRVALHEVSAELLGLLVDFCYTGRVTITCDNVDVLLKAADLFQFPSVKAACCSFLEQCLDVSNCLEIQDFAEAYACSELAISARRFALNNIMALAKGQEFERLPWKRLLELVSDDALRVDKEEAAYQMAARWVNADPRRRLQYWPELLQQVRLPFVRRFFLLARVESDPLVYLTPECLRLVGEARSFQSGEYDRHDRPCQRMRPRPSTGLAEILVVVGGCDQDCDELVTVDCFNPQTGQWRYLAEFPDHLGGGYSIAALGNDVYVTGGSDGSRLYDGVWRYNSSVNEWTEVSPMLKAREYHSSCVVKGQLYVVALDSTERYDHALDCWEPLAPMLHPMDNCSTTACGGRLYATGSFTGEDTMAIQCYDVDTNRWNLVNCGQLPPWSFAPKSVTLNGLIYFVRDDLAEIDIYDPQKNKWDTISPMNQVHVGGSVAVLGGRLYVSGGYDNTFELSDVVEVYDPGARSWSLAGRLPQPTFWHGSVSIFRQFMPLVPVDIPEVDDTYLHLHRPHRHHQALQELNNELNQNHRNREVNQAH is encoded by the exons ATGGAGAAGCCAGTCTTACAGACGCACCATTCTGTGCTGCCGTTCTTCGATACAGCCCATGCTGTCAACCTGCTGTGCGGCATTCACGAGCTGCGTGCCGAATGCAAGTTTTTCGACGTGACGCTGTGCGCTGAGGGAAAGGAGTTCCACTGCCACCGAACCGTTCTAGCCGCTGCCAGTACCTACTTCCGTGCTATGTTTGCCGGTACGCTCCGCGAGAGCGCTATGGACAGAGTGGCACTACACGAGGTCTCTGCTGAGCTGCTCGGCCTTCTTGTAGACTTCTGCTACACGGGCCGTGTGACCATCACATGTGACAACGTGGACGTGCTGCTTAAGGCGGCTGACCTTTTTCAGTTCCCGTCAGTCAAGGCAGCGTGCTGCTCTTTCCTGGAGCAGTGCCTCGATGTCTCCAATTGCCTGGAGATCCAGGACTTTGCTGAGGCCTATGCCTGTAGTGAGCTGGCCATTAGTGCCCGCCGCTTTGCACTCAACAATATTATGGCTCTGGCCAAGGGCCAGGAGTTTGAGCGTCTACCCTGGAAACGCTTATTGGAACTCGTATCCGATGATGCATTACGTGTGGATAAGGAGGAAGCAGCTTACCAGATGGCGGCACGCTGGGTTAATGCTGACCCACGGAGACGGCTCCAGTACTGGCCCGAGCTCCTGCAGCAGGTTCGCTTGCCTTTCGTTCGACGCTTCTTCCTGCTTGCCCGCGTCGAGAGCGACCCACTTGTCTATCTGACACCAGAATGTCTTCGCCTGGTGGGCGAGGCCCGCAGCTTCCAGTCAGGAGAGTACGACCGGCATGACCGTCCATGCCAGCGCATGCGCCCTCGTCCTTCTACCGGTCTCGCTGAGATCCTGGTTGTGGTCGGAGGTTGTGATCAAGACTGTGATGAACTTGTGACCGTCGACTGCTTTAACCCACAGACAGGCCAGTGGAGATACCTGGCCGAGTTTCCTGACCATCTTGGAGGAGGCTACAGTATAGCAGCATTAGGCAATGATGTGTATGTCACAG GTGGTTCTGATGGCTCACGCCTCTATGATGGCGTGTGGCGCTACAACTCGAGTGTGAATGAGTGGACCGAGGTGTCGCCCATGCTCAAGGCCCGCGAGTACCACAGCTCCTGTGTGGTGAAGGGCCAGCTCTACGTGGTGGCCTTGGACAGCACGGAGCGCTACGACCATGCCCTGGACTGTTGGGAGCCACTGGCACCCATGCTGCACCCCATGGACAACTGTTCAACAACAGCATGCGGTGGGCGTCTCTATGCCACCGGCTCGTTCACTGGTGAGGACACCATGGCCATCCAGTGCTACGATGTCGACACTAACCGCTGGAACCTGGTCAACTGTGGCCAGCTGCCTCCTTGGTCCTTCGCCCCCAAATCGGTGACTCTCAACGGACTCATCTACTTTGTGAG GGATGACTTGGCAGAAATTGACATCTATGATCCACAGAAGAATAAATGGGATACCATTAGCCCAATGAACCAA GTACATGTGGGTGGTAGCGTGGCAGTTCTGGGAGGACGCCTCTATGTGTCTGGTGGCTATGACAACACATTTGAGCTGTCTGATGTGGTTGAGGTGTACGACCCCGGCGCTCGTTCATGGAGCCTGGCCGGCCGCCTTCCCCAGCCCACCTTCTGGCATGGAAGTGTGAGTATCTTCCGCCAGTTCATGCCCCTTGTGCCGGTCGACATACCCGAGGTAGACGACACCTACTTGCACTTGCACCGTCCCCATCGCCACCACCAGGCTCTTCAAGAGCTCAACAACGAGCTTAACCAGAACCATCGCAATCGGGAGGTGAACCAGGCACACTGA